One genomic region from Populus nigra chromosome 8, ddPopNigr1.1, whole genome shotgun sequence encodes:
- the LOC133700782 gene encoding cuscuta receptor 1-like: MKPFMNHSSLKIFSSENNRLVTEPAAFDNLIPKFQLVFFSLSKTSEAVNVEIPDFLYYQYDLITLDLSHNNITGMFPSWLLKNNTRMEQLYLSENSFGGTLQLPDHSYPNMTELDISNNNMNGQIPKDICLIFPNLNTLRMAKNEFTGCIPSCLGNITFPGILDLSNNQLSSVKLEQLTTIWFLNLSNNNLGGQIPTSVFNSSSLGYLYLSGNNFWGQISDFSLYGQQTWMALNLSNNQFSGMLPRRFVNSTRLIAVDLSENHFKGPIPRDFCKLDHLLYLDLSENNLSGNIPSCFSPPQITHVHLSKNRLSGPLLYGFYNSSFLVTMDIRDNSFTGSIPNWIGNLLLGIQPKSHIG; the protein is encoded by the coding sequence ATGAAGCCTTTTATGAACCACTCAAGCCTCAAGATCTTTTCCAGTGAGAACAACAGACTAGTAACAGAACCTGCTGCCTTTGATAATTTGATTCCAAAGTTCCAACTAGTCTTTTTTAGCTTGTCAAAAACATCAGAAGCAGTCAATGTAGAAATACCCGACTTCCTCTATTACCAATATGACTTAATAACCCTCGATCTCTCCCACAACAACATCACCGGAATGTTTCCATCGTGGTTGCTTAAGAACAATACACGAATGGAGCAACTATATCTGAGCGAGAACTCCTTTGGTGGTACTTTGCAGTTGCCAGATCACTCATATCCGAATATGACCGAATTAGATATATCTAACAACAACATGAATGGTCAAATTCcaaaagatatttgtctgatCTTTCCAAATCTAAACACCTTAAGGATGGCTAAGAATGAATTCACAGGTTGTATTCCTTCTTGTTTAGGAAATATTACCTTTCCGGGAATTTTAGATTTATCCAACAATCAATTGTCCTCAGTAAAACTAGAACAACTAACAACGATATGGTTTCTCAATCTGTCAAACAACAATTTGGGTGGGCAAATTCCCACCTCGGTGTTCAATTCTTCTAGCCTGGGTTATCTCTACCTAAGTGGTAACAACTTTTGGGGTCAAATATCAGATTTTTCATTATATGGGCAGCAAACATGGATGGCATTGAATTTGAGTAACAATCAATTTTCAGGCATGCTTCCAAGGCGGTTCGTCAATTCTACAAGACTTATCGCAGTTGATTTGTCCGAAAACCATTTTAAGGGTCCGATCCCAAGAGACTTTTGTAAGCTTGACCACCTTTTATATTTGGACCTTTCTGAGAACAACTTGTCTGGAAATATACCATCTTGTTTCAGTCCACCACAAATAACCCATGTGCATCTATCCAAAAATAGATTGAGCGGTCCATTATTATATGGATTTTATAACAGCTCTTTTCTGGTTACGATGGATATTCGAGATAACAGCTTCACCGGCTCCATTCCAAATTGGATTGGCAATCTTTTGTTGGGTATAcaaccaaagtcccacattggctag